The Prevotella herbatica genome contains the following window.
CGTAAAACGCAATGCAATATAACGTAAAACGCAATGCAAAACATCGCAAAACGCCTCGTAATTCTTCGTAAAACGCAATGCGAAATGAAGAAAAACCTCCCTCATATTTTACCGACAAATAGCCGACACTTAATACCACTTGAAAAGTATTCTAACAAATTGAGGCTCAATGGATAGACACTTCGACACTTGTTTTTACGAAAAACCCAGAGTATGCGCATACGTGCGCACGTGTATTATGATGTATAGCACCCAGTAGTTTAAACTTTGGCTAACAGGCTAACCTAAATCTGATTGCATGGACAAAATTTTTGCTGTATCTTTGCCGAGAATTCAGCGGAATTCAGCAGAATATTTAAACAAGCTTGATAATTCTGCTTTCGTTTACAGCATCAATTTAAACATCCTCAGTTCTTCTGCTGCAGCTGACGTTTCTTTGACAAATTCACTCATAGAATACATTTCATCGTTAAAACAGCACAAGTAGACGTAGCTAGAACGTAGCTTGCCGTAGCTAAATTCTATAAGCTACGTTTCGTTACCCTTCTGTTTATAGGCTTTGCGAGAGATGCCGTAGCTTCGTAGCTAAATAAAACAAAAACGCAGGGAAGACACCCTTACTCTTGCATTAAGAGTCACTAAAATAGTAATTAAATGCTAACTTTTTGACTCATAATGAAGTTCATCTTGTTTCTGCGGTCAAAAGAGAAAGTTCCGCTGTTGTGCTCAAGATAATCAAAAAGTTTGTAGGCTTTGTCAAGAAGTAGATCTGATTCAGGCTTTGAATACATGCGTGCCTCACTGTAACATAGTTCAGCAAGCATCTCAATCTTGCCAATTCTGTGTTCTTCATCAACTCCAGCAAGAGCATCAAGTGCTTCGTCTACTGTTGCAGTATGATAAAAAGTATAAGGACCAACGTATTTATCGTAAAGAGTTTGTATCTCCTTGCGTCTAGCTTCAATTTCTGGTTTCTCCAACATTCTCTCAAGTGCTGCCATAAACTCTTGTATAAGGCGCATGATGTAATCTCTTTCTAACATAGATAATATTAATTTTAATTTTGTTTTCGGCTGCAAATATATGAAATATATTTTTGGTAATTCACTCCTTATTCGTATTTTTGCATTTGAAATTCGAATTTTAAGTTTATTATATTTTATGGCAAAGAAAGCTTTATTGATGATTCTCGATGGATGGGGAATCGGCAAACATGGTAAGGGTGACGTTATTTATAATACCCCAACTCCTTATCTTGATTATCTTACAGCAGTTTCTGCACACTCTCAGCTACAGACTTCAGGTGAAGATGTTGGTCTGCCAGAGGGACAGATGGGTAACTCTGAAGTAGGTCACCTTAATATTGGCGCAGGTCGTATTGTTTATCAGGATCTTGTTAAGATTAACAAGGCTTGTCAAAGTGGTGACATTCTAAAGAATAAAGAAATTATAAACGCATATAGCTACGCACAGAAGACAGGTAAGAAGCTTCATTTGATGGGTCTTACTAGTTCTGGTGGTGTACACTCTTCTCTTGATCATCTTTATAAGTTGATAGAGATTGGCAAGGAATACAATCTGAAAGATGTATATGTTCACTGTTTTATGGATGGTCGCGATACTGATCCAAAGAGCGGTAAAGGATTTATTGAGCAGGTTGATAATTGTTGTAAAAACAATGGCGCTCACATCGCAAGTGTTATTGGTCGTTTTTATGCTATGGACCGTGATAAGCGTTGGAACCGTGTTAAAGAGGCTTATGACTTGCTAGTAAAAGGTGAGGGTAAGCAGTCTGACGATATGGTTAAGGCTATGCAGGAAAGTTATGACGAGGGCGTAACTGACGAGTTTATCAAGGCTATCAATAACTCTAAGGTTGACGGAACTATCAGCGATGGTGATGTTGTTATCTTCATCAACTACCGTAACGACCGTGCAAAGGAATTAACACAGGTTCTTACTCAGCAGGATATGCCTGAAGAGGGTATGCAGACCGTAAAGAACTTGCAGTATTATTGCATGACTCCTTATGATTCAAGTTTCAAGGGTGTTCACATTTTATTCCCTAAGGAAAATGTTGAGGATACTCTTGGTGAATATCTTTCTAAAAGCGGTAAGAAGCAACTTCACACAGCAGAGACTGAAAAGTATGCTCATGTAACATTCTTCTTTAATGGTGGTCGCGAGACTCCATACGAGGGTGAGGACAGAATCTTGGTTCCTTCTCCAAAGGTTGCTACTTATGACTTGAAGCCAGAGATGAGTGCTTTTGAAGTTAAGGATAAATTGGTTGCTGCTATCAATGAGAGCAAGTATGACTTTATTGTTGTAAACTTCGCAAATGGTGATATGGTAGGCCACACTGGTATATACAATGCAATTGCTAAGGCTGTATGGGCGGTAGACAACTGTGTGAAAGAGGTTGTTGAGGCTGCAAAGGCTAATGACTATGAGGCTGTGATTATCGCAGACCATGGTAATGCTGATAATGCGATAAACGAGGATGGTACTCCAAACACAGCGCACTCTCTGAACCCAGTTCCTTTCATTTATGTTACAGATAATAATTCTGCAACTGTAAAGGA
Protein-coding sequences here:
- the gpmI gene encoding 2,3-bisphosphoglycerate-independent phosphoglycerate mutase, which translates into the protein MAKKALLMILDGWGIGKHGKGDVIYNTPTPYLDYLTAVSAHSQLQTSGEDVGLPEGQMGNSEVGHLNIGAGRIVYQDLVKINKACQSGDILKNKEIINAYSYAQKTGKKLHLMGLTSSGGVHSSLDHLYKLIEIGKEYNLKDVYVHCFMDGRDTDPKSGKGFIEQVDNCCKNNGAHIASVIGRFYAMDRDKRWNRVKEAYDLLVKGEGKQSDDMVKAMQESYDEGVTDEFIKAINNSKVDGTISDGDVVIFINYRNDRAKELTQVLTQQDMPEEGMQTVKNLQYYCMTPYDSSFKGVHILFPKENVEDTLGEYLSKSGKKQLHTAETEKYAHVTFFFNGGRETPYEGEDRILVPSPKVATYDLKPEMSAFEVKDKLVAAINESKYDFIVVNFANGDMVGHTGIYNAIAKAVWAVDNCVKEVVEAAKANDYEAVIIADHGNADNAINEDGTPNTAHSLNPVPFIYVTDNNSATVKDGRLADVAPSLLHIMGMEQPSDMTGENLISDNK